The Streptomyces cynarae genome contains a region encoding:
- a CDS encoding DUF721 domain-containing protein gives MSTDEPTPKKAPELSGVDLARVALRAAKEQARARGEAAQQKRQARSGGLRSGARGDRRDPLPLGAAINRLIAERGWETPAAVGGVMGRWPQIVGEDLARHCVPQTYDEDERVLVVRCDSTAWATQLRLLAPQLVARLNEDLGHGTVRLIKVQGPGGPAPRFGPLRAPGSSGPGDTYG, from the coding sequence ATGAGCACCGACGAGCCCACACCGAAGAAGGCGCCGGAGCTGTCCGGCGTGGACCTCGCGCGCGTGGCGCTGCGGGCCGCGAAGGAGCAGGCACGCGCGCGGGGCGAGGCGGCGCAGCAGAAGAGGCAGGCGCGCAGCGGCGGTCTGCGCTCCGGCGCGCGCGGCGACCGCCGCGACCCCCTGCCGCTCGGTGCGGCGATCAACCGGCTGATCGCCGAGCGGGGCTGGGAGACCCCGGCCGCGGTGGGCGGGGTGATGGGCCGCTGGCCGCAGATCGTCGGCGAGGACCTCGCCCGCCACTGCGTTCCGCAGACGTACGACGAGGACGAGCGGGTCCTGGTCGTGCGGTGCGACTCCACGGCGTGGGCGACGCAGCTGCGCCTGCTGGCCCCGCAGCTGGTGGCGCGGCTCAACGAGGACCTGGGGCACGGCACGGTCCGGCTGATCAAGGTCCAGGGCCCCGGCGGTCCCGCCCCCCGCTTCGGCCCGTTGCGCGCGCCGGGGAGCTCAGGGCCCGGGGACACCTACGGGTGA
- the recF gene encoding DNA replication/repair protein RecF (All proteins in this family for which functions are known are DNA-binding proteins that assist the filamentation of RecA onto DNA for the initiation of recombination or recombinational repair.) → MHVTHLSLADFRSYARVEVPLDPGVTAFVGPNGQGKTNLVEAVGYLATLGSHRVSSDAPLVRMGAERAIIRAAVRQGERQQLIELELNPGKANRARINRSSQVRPRDVLGIVRTVLFAPEDLALVKGDPGERRRFLDELITARSPRMAGVRSDYDRVLKQRNTLLKSAALARRHGGRSMDLSTLDVWDQHLARVGAELLAQRLDLIAAIQPLADKAYEQLAPGGGPVALEYKPSAPGEAHTREALYEQLTAALAEARKQEIERGVTLVGPHRDDLLLKLGQLPAKGYASHGESWSYALALRLASYDLLRAEGNEPVLVLDDVFAELDSRRRERLAELVAPGEQVLVTAAVDDDVPDVLTGTRYSVSDGTVERA, encoded by the coding sequence ATGCACGTCACGCATCTGTCGCTGGCCGACTTCCGCTCGTACGCCCGGGTCGAAGTCCCGCTCGACCCGGGCGTCACCGCCTTCGTCGGCCCGAACGGCCAGGGCAAGACGAACCTCGTGGAGGCGGTCGGCTATCTGGCCACCCTCGGCAGCCACCGCGTCTCCTCCGACGCCCCCCTCGTCCGCATGGGCGCCGAGCGCGCGATCATCCGGGCCGCGGTGCGCCAGGGCGAGAGACAGCAGCTGATCGAGCTGGAACTGAACCCCGGCAAGGCCAACCGCGCCCGCATCAACCGATCCTCACAGGTCAGGCCCCGGGACGTACTCGGCATCGTACGGACGGTGCTGTTCGCGCCCGAGGACCTCGCACTGGTCAAGGGCGATCCGGGCGAGCGGCGCCGTTTCCTGGACGAGCTGATCACCGCGCGCTCCCCGCGCATGGCCGGCGTCCGCTCCGACTACGACCGGGTCCTCAAGCAGCGCAACACCCTGCTGAAGTCGGCCGCGCTGGCCCGCCGTCACGGCGGCCGCTCCATGGACCTGTCCACCCTCGACGTCTGGGACCAGCACCTCGCGCGCGTGGGCGCCGAACTGCTCGCCCAGCGCCTTGATCTGATCGCGGCGATCCAGCCGCTCGCCGACAAGGCGTACGAACAACTGGCGCCCGGCGGCGGCCCGGTCGCCCTGGAGTACAAGCCGTCCGCGCCCGGCGAGGCGCACACGCGTGAGGCCCTCTACGAGCAGTTGACGGCGGCGCTCGCCGAGGCCCGCAAACAGGAGATCGAACGCGGCGTCACCCTGGTCGGACCGCACCGGGACGACCTGCTGCTCAAACTCGGCCAGCTGCCCGCGAAGGGGTACGCGTCCCACGGCGAGTCCTGGTCGTACGCGCTGGCGCTGCGCCTGGCGTCGTACGACCTGCTGCGTGCGGAGGGCAACGAGCCGGTGCTGGTCCTCGACGACGTCTTCGCCGAGCTGGACAGCCGCCGGCGCGAGCGGCTGGCGGAGCTGGTGGCGCCCGGGGAGCAGGTCCTGGTGACCGCCGCGGTCGACGACGACGTACCGGACGTACTGACGGGGACGCGGTACTCCGTGTCCGACGGCACCGTGGAGCGCGCATGA